A genomic segment from Oncorhynchus keta strain PuntledgeMale-10-30-2019 chromosome 7, Oket_V2, whole genome shotgun sequence encodes:
- the LOC118374469 gene encoding uncharacterized protein LOC118374469 yields the protein MGRSTPSPTRAGPGQAQHGPVQAKPNTGRPTPSPTRAGPRQAQHGPAHAKPKTGQPKMDQPTQASPHQPKMDQPTPAQHGPAHAKPNTGQPTPAQNGPADSPTRTSPRQAQHGTAHAKPNTGQPTPSPTRPTPAQHGPAHAKPNTGQPTPSPTRASPRQAQHGPAHAKHNTGQPTPSPTRASPRQAQHGPAHAKPNTGQPTPAQHGPAHAKPNTGQPTPAQHGPAHAKPNTGQPTPSPTRASPHQHNTGQPTPAQHGPAHAKPSYCIM from the exons ATGGGCCGGTCCACGCCAAGCCCAACACGGGCCGGTCCAGGCCAAGCCCAACACGGGCCGGTCCAGGCCAAGCCCAACACGGGCCGGCCCACGCCAAGCCCAACACGGGCCGGCCCACGCCAAGCCCAACACGGACCGGCCCATGCCAAGCCCAAAACGGGCCAGCCCAAAATGGACCAGCCAACACAggccagcccacaccagcccaaaaTGGACCAGCCGACACCAGCCCAACACGGACCAGCCCACGCCAAGCCCAACACGGGCCAGCCCACACCTGCCCAAAATGGACCAGCCGACAGCCCAACACGGACCAGCCCACGCCAAGCCCAACACGGGACAGCCCACGCCAAGCCCAACACGGGACAGCCCACGCCAAGCCCAACACGg cccacaccagcccaacacggGCCAGCCCACGCCAAGCCCAACACGGGCCAGCCCACGCCAAGCCCAACAAGGGCCAGCCCACGCCAAGCCCAACACGGGCCCGCCCACGCCAAGCACAACACGGGCCAGCCCACGCCAAGCCCAACACGGGCCAGCCCACGCCAAGCCCAGCACGGGCCAGCCCACGCCAAGCCCAATACGggccagcccacaccagcccaacacggGCCAGCCCACGCCAAACCCAACACGggccagcccacaccagcccaacacggGCCAGCCCACGCCAAGCCCAACACGGGCCAGCCCACGCCAAGCCCAACACGGGCCAGCCCACACCAGCACAACACGggccagcccacaccagcccaacacggGCCAGCCCACGCCAAACCCAGCTATTGCATAATGTAG